A single window of Deinococcus radiotolerans DNA harbors:
- a CDS encoding PulJ/GspJ family protein, whose amino-acid sequence MKRRANEAGLTLIEILLALGIMGTVLVLITSWQTSTLNLTTRANATGRGLSELNDLTGYLGDRVRGALRVRVATGGLTVNGSSGNSCSAEQPCLAAVLPDANTAGTVTRYVLFVYRLEPRSKVTLDKATDAWAEEHVQVLREYRSGDSATSPVNCVPAAGETFETASGPGCAALRDLAGLGAVRGFQPFLVSDDLTPSDQLPGGEAPFSWNAATRSVTLRVQFRQQAGGRVTTLPLTQAYALNVRARNVP is encoded by the coding sequence GTGAAGCGCCGGGCGAACGAGGCCGGCCTGACCCTGATCGAGATCCTGCTCGCGCTGGGCATCATGGGCACCGTGCTGGTCCTGATCACCAGCTGGCAGACCAGCACCCTGAACCTGACCACGCGCGCGAACGCCACCGGGCGCGGCCTGAGTGAACTGAACGACCTGACCGGGTACCTGGGGGACCGCGTGCGCGGCGCCCTGCGCGTGCGGGTCGCCACGGGCGGCCTGACGGTCAATGGGAGCAGCGGGAACAGCTGCTCGGCCGAGCAGCCCTGCCTGGCGGCCGTCCTGCCAGACGCGAATACAGCGGGCACCGTCACGAGGTACGTGCTGTTCGTGTACCGCTTGGAGCCCCGCTCGAAGGTCACGCTGGACAAGGCGACAGACGCGTGGGCAGAGGAGCACGTGCAGGTGCTGCGCGAGTACCGCAGCGGCGACAGCGCTACCAGCCCCGTGAACTGCGTGCCCGCCGCGGGCGAAACCTTCGAGACGGCCAGCGGCCCGGGCTGCGCCGCCCTGCGGGACCTGGCGGGCCTGGGTGCCGTCCGCGGCTTCCAGCCGTTCCTCGTGTCGGATGACCTGACCCCTTCGGACCAGCTGCCGGGTGGCGAGGCGCCGTTCAGCTGGAACGCGGCCACGAGGTCGGTGACGCTCCGCGTGCAGTTCCGGCAGCAGGCGGGTGGGCGCGTGACCACGCTGCCCCTGACGCAGGCGTACGCCCTGAATGTCCGGGCTCGCAACGTGCCCTGA
- a CDS encoding type II secretion system protein has translation MRRMGSEAGLTLMEVLVALAIFTGLSVAVLGLLPTLFKVNRSNQTDQEVTVAAKAYMESVRTAYSVQAAFDAGTLPAAPDTGLLGGLTCTPSQSNPVAAWTTPAGGPLLRRVTLSCSGSGQPTFTFTLDFGRPAS, from the coding sequence GTGAGGCGCATGGGCAGCGAGGCGGGCCTGACCCTGATGGAGGTTCTGGTGGCCCTGGCGATCTTCACGGGGCTGTCCGTGGCGGTGCTGGGCCTCCTGCCCACGCTGTTCAAGGTCAACCGCAGCAACCAGACCGATCAGGAGGTCACGGTGGCGGCCAAGGCCTACATGGAATCCGTCCGGACGGCGTACAGCGTGCAGGCCGCGTTCGACGCGGGGACCCTGCCGGCCGCGCCGGACACCGGCCTGCTGGGCGGCCTGACCTGCACGCCGTCTCAGTCGAACCCGGTGGCCGCGTGGACCACCCCGGCGGGCGGACCGCTGCTGCGGCGCGTCACGCTGAGCTGCTCGGGCAGCGGGCAGCCCACCTTCACGTTCACACTGGACTTCGGGCGGCCCGCCTCGTGA
- a CDS encoding pilus assembly FimT family protein, whose product MKGSGFTLAELLVVLAIIGILAALGVSSYLRWRASSAVLEGTQVFTQAVNAARTGAKRLNACQEVQLTASSASPSLTVRAYPDNACAGTPTTRVLPLPAGVQASLDSGVNSLSFRAPYGSTDAAAAQFTVFWAADPSIQRPVRVTGVFGKVIVK is encoded by the coding sequence GTGAAGGGCTCAGGGTTCACCCTGGCCGAGCTGCTGGTCGTCCTGGCCATCATCGGGATCCTGGCCGCGCTGGGCGTCAGCAGTTACCTGCGCTGGCGGGCCAGCAGCGCCGTCCTGGAGGGCACCCAGGTGTTCACGCAGGCGGTGAACGCCGCCCGCACCGGCGCCAAACGCCTGAACGCCTGTCAGGAGGTGCAGCTCACGGCCAGCAGCGCCAGTCCGTCCCTGACGGTCCGCGCGTACCCGGACAACGCCTGCGCCGGCACGCCCACCACCCGCGTCCTGCCGCTGCCTGCCGGGGTGCAGGCCAGCCTGGACAGCGGCGTCAACAGCCTGAGCTTCCGCGCGCCCTACGGCTCCACCGACGCGGCCGCGGCGCAGTTCACGGTGTTCTGGGCGGCGGACCCCAGCATTCAGCGGCCCGTGCGGGTCACGGGCGTCTTCGGGAAGGTGATCGTGAAGTGA